A single Haloglycomyces albus DSM 45210 DNA region contains:
- a CDS encoding TetR/AcrR family transcriptional regulator translates to MGKGDQTRQTILDTAVRLARYHGLSGLSIGAVAASADMSKSGVWAHFKSKEALQLACMERNGVEFINQVIRPSLAAPRGIRRLESLVQHWMNWYSRPGGCLFLATANEFDDLDGPLNDRMVADQKDLLDCISQIVTTAVTEGEFASTTDPIQIGQEVFGILMTYNWTHRILEFPDADKRTWTALNRLIDSLRA, encoded by the coding sequence ATGGGCAAAGGCGATCAGACGAGGCAGACGATTCTCGACACCGCCGTGCGTCTAGCGCGATATCACGGGTTGAGCGGACTGAGCATCGGTGCGGTCGCCGCCTCCGCCGATATGTCCAAATCCGGCGTCTGGGCCCATTTCAAGTCCAAAGAAGCACTTCAACTGGCCTGCATGGAACGCAACGGCGTAGAATTCATCAATCAGGTCATTCGCCCCTCTCTGGCCGCACCACGCGGTATCCGGCGATTGGAATCGCTGGTACAGCATTGGATGAATTGGTATTCACGCCCGGGAGGCTGCCTCTTCCTCGCTACCGCCAACGAGTTCGACGACCTTGACGGCCCCTTGAACGACCGGATGGTCGCCGATCAAAAGGACCTCCTGGATTGCATCTCCCAGATCGTCACAACCGCAGTCACCGAAGGTGAATTCGCCTCGACCACCGATCCGATACAGATCGGACAGGAAGTCTTCGGAATCCTCATGACCTACAACTGGACACATCGGATTCTCGAATTTCCCGACGCGGATAAACGAACCTGGACCGCCTTGAACCGCCTCATCGACTCGCTACGAGCGTGA